The segment TTGCTATGTCAATGTTCATTTCCTGTTGGAGCTTTAAAACTGACTGATGGGGCTTCAAAGAAGCCTTTCAACGAAAGAAGCTGCAAGGTTTTGttgggagaggggggggggatagaattttaaatatttcagtataTCTGTGAAGTACtaagtcattttgtttcttaaattttttcatgtttataggatatttgttttatatatttatttagttatttaattCAGTTCTCAGTGACCTCCCACCTCCTTCTATAAACACCAATGAAAGTCAGAATACCATATGATATTTTTCAAAGTACTCTATTTTATTGATGTATTTTTGAACTAAATCTTCAAAAGGTGTATTTGGATCGAATTGTACGATTTGCTGAGCACACTGAGCAAGCTGTCTCGCCCCAACTTCCACTTTAGTTAGTCGTCAGGAATGATGAGGACCACGGACAAAAAAGTATGATGCTCAGCCCAGAAAAGGCCTTCGTGTCTGGTCTGCAGCCAGATCCGGTCACCAGCAGACGCCACCACTACAATGCCTGAGGAAGCCGCTACTGCATactgcttattattattatatgtatctGGCAATCCACTTCCCGGTCGGCTTCTCACCAAGGTATTGCCATTCATCTTGAGGTCAACCAGATTGTCCTTAGATTGGTATGGGAACACCTGGAAGTTGATTAAGTAAACACCAGAGTATGGAACAGTGTATACACCCTCCCCTTCCTCAAATCCATTTCCAATATCAAAGACTTCAGTGAAGTTGAGAGGAGCTGATGCTGGAATTCTTATGCCGCCATCTTGGTATGGAAACTTGCCCAGAAAAGCTACCTTTGGTCCTGGAAATAACAACATCTACACACTCGTTTAACAACATCAAACAGAACAGTTATATAAGATTACTGAAGGAGGAAGACAAATGTACGTACATATTTTCTAGGAGTAATTGCAAGTGTAGCATGTTACCTACTCCATGTAATGTCTGTTTCTCATTTCTGAGTCTCACGATTCCTCTCATTGTGACTTCACGACTGTCTGTGTAACATTGCTACACACGAGCAAACGTCTGTACAATATTACACACGATCACATGtctataaggtgaccagacgtttcggggcgaaagcgggacacgtgcctgatggtgtcgtcaccgtcaaagaacgccgaaaaaagtgatttttaaagacaaccgggacatttgatggacttgccagaaagccagaaagcgggacattgggcgtcccgcccgatgagcaggcgggacaagaggtcaaaagggggacgtctggtcaccttacatgTCTATGTAATCGTACACAAGCTGGGAAGTATGAAACTTTTATGGATTATTGCTCATGAAGcgattaaaaacagaaatgtgaaaATGGAGGGAGTTGGTAAAAGTGGATTCCGCAGTTTCACGATCAACATGTCGTGCTTAGTGTTGACATTGCAAATTACccactaaaaagaaaactttaaatgttAACGAGTATGACTTTTAATCACTGTAGAATTTTCgttattaataatgtttaaaaagctgtgtgttaaaagattttcatttttattgagtGATTCACATACGTTTAAGTTGATTTACAAATGAAAGAATACATGTAAACACTTGACGCTTATagaataattttatctttttgtaacGACTCTTTCTAACCGTCGACAACAAAGAGAACAATCTACTGCCTCGATTTACTTTTGTGTGATTACTGCATGAGTCCCATACAACCGCCAGTATATGTTACTAAAACTGTCTTACTACGGGCATCAACACAGCTAACAAGGCATTAGTCATGTATTGGTATCCAATCCTAGTATATCTCATTTTCAGAGAGTCCTCTCGCATTATACATGTCAGTAAAGTTTATTCTGAGTATTACATTTCCTGAATATTTTCAGTCCTCTGTTCTAACTTTAAAATTTGAGGCGGTATAGCGAGTGTAGTCACTATGCACATTAATGGAATAGCAGTCTACCTGCCAACAGCCCGCTTCTAGtcaaacaatatatttatttcttacttttcgATTATTTGTGAGAGATGTGAGTCCGAGACAATACTTACGTTGAGGCAAATTGGATTCTTTTGTCTGGTTCGCCTTCATTCCTTCCACCTCAGACATTCCTGTGTGCAGGCCGGTCTGTCAATCAAATCAATGGACACATCAAACGCGTTTCGCGTTGTTAAgatgtttatgtaaatatgaaaattaattaatttactcGTTTACTGCTGACTAGCTGCATGGAGGTAGAAATGTGATGAAGTGATGGGAGCTAAGAGAAGAGAAAGTAACCTGCAGTGTGGAGAGTCTTTCGCGGAGATTCGATAATTCTTTTCTCATCTCAGCTTCCTGAAGATGCGCGCGCAGCTCCGAGACTTCCTGTGCTACTCTCCACAACATGGACGTCTGTGGACTGTTGTGTGAAAAGAAAACCattatatttatacacaaatgtcaacatgtttattGACATTGTCTTAAAAGCCCACGTTAATTAATTCGTTCAGAAAGACAACTCAGTTGTGAAGCAGACGTGCGTGTCACGCTGGGGGAAGTTTGTCAGTAGATTTCTCCTTGACCTTTGTGGCATTCTTACATCTACGTTTAGTCTCTTTAGAATCGCTgttaaaataaatctgtctCCTAATTTTGAGTGGATCATATATAACAGCAGTCTTGATATTCATAAAATGCCAATCTCCTTAAAGTGGGTTGATGGAGTCTGGCATGGGATGTAGAGAGGTCAGTGGGTTGATGGAGTCTGGTATGGGATGTAGAGGTCAGTGGGTTGATGGAGTCTGTCATGGGATGTAGAGAGGTTAGTGGGTTGATGGAGTCTGGCATGGGATGTAGAGAGGTCAGTGGGTTGATGGAGTCTTGCATGGGATGTAGAAAGCGGAGCCTGACCGTATATTGTTCCTGGCGGGAGATGGGGACACTAGTTAGTTTTTAACGAACCTATAGCATGTGCAACAAATTTGCGGAAAGCACTCTGCACACTCAGCAACAAGAGCAAAATGCGACCAGATGACGGGAGGTGGCTCCCCTCTCCACATGCCAAGCGTTATACACATACCGgcacaatgaataaaaaaggaTTTTGGCGCCGACTGAAACAAAAGGCGCCAGTTGGTCGGCATCAGTTAAAGCATTATCTATTAAATCAAATTGCATTTTAAATGACTAAATAAttgatgtttataataataatataataataataataatacgcgTAGATAAttgttgtaaaaacaaaataatcaaacatgACATTGGACGTCCCTATCATGGCAGTCGCCACCCGCTACACCCTCCCCACTTTTCCTTCGTTTGACCGTTGTGCCCACGGGACCATTCACCGAGCTCTGCTCATCTGCTTACATTCATCTGTACGTGGCTAGCGCGTGAGCAGAAGTGACTCTAGCTTGTACATGGCCAACttaataaagatgtattgtatatactgTGGGGCCCTGTATTTGTTATATTATGAAGATGTCACACATGGACTCGGACTTTGTAGCAACAAGAACTTACTATAGGCCTTTACCAAACGATACAACAATGGCTAACAGTAACTTTTGATCAACGATGCTGGAGATGTTACCCCTGAAGTCCACTTCTGCAGTCCTGTTTGACTTCTGTTACAAACTTGCGAAGAATTTCCATCTCCGCCTCCAGACGCTgaagtcgtctgctgtgctgatTGTCTGACTCCTGCGAGCTGACAGGACTTGCAGCAGCAtccagtgacagtgacagtgtcatcatcaccagcagacacacagtcacacctcGTGGCACCGCCATGGCTGTGTGGACAAAGGTCTGTTGATAAGTAAAGATAGCGTTTTGGATCTTTCACAACTaagcatatacatgtatattaaagaTGGTTTTGCATAAGTCaacttaaatatataaaacagcCAATACAACATGCTGTAATTCACACTTTAGTAGTGATAATATTAATGTGTTACATTCTCCAAAATAATGTCACCAGGCGCTCTACTTTATTGGCGTTTAAACTTTCGTTTTCGCTTCTAGACGATGACTTTGCTGTTTCCTGTTTTTGatgcaaaaatagttttaaatgtcTGCTGGCTGACATTggctctcttttgttttttttttttttttttgactgagCAGTAAGACCGTCACGTGCTTAGTCACGACCACGACTGACTTCAGTACATAAAAGATTCCATAAACTTCACAAGAAAAAACTGGTTTCATGGGCTCAATGACCAAACTGAACATTCAGTCAACTCACAGCACACGTgcttgtcatgaaccagcctggttcaaggccagaacagCAGCTGAAGCGGGTATACATAATTACAGGGGGGCCGTGGTCAATGGAAGCGGACAGCGAGaggaagcctttctgtccgtttcTACTTGAAAGATCGCCGTGGTTGATAgaggcgatcgaggcccagggtAAGCGGGTGTAGATAATTACAGGTGGGCCGCGGTCCGTGAAAGCGGACAGTGGAGGGAAGCCTCTCTGTTCGTTTTCATTGATGTGACAGGTCGCCTCGATTGATGGAGGCGATAGAGGCCAAGGGTAAGGGGGTGTAAGGTGTAGTAGTAAAGAATAGCGCGGTGGTCAGTAGTGGCCTTAGTACTAGAGAGATAGCGTTAGGACCGGGGATGAGGGGTGGCGAGTAGTCACGTGGCCTCGTAGTATTTAGTTAGGGTTAGAGGGTTAGTCGGGGCTTTTCCCAGAAACACCAGCAGAGACGACCGTCTCTGAGCGTAGAATCAACTGTAAGCAGCAAGTCTGTAGGGGGCCCGTTCCACCAAACGTATCGCGCTACTTGCTGGCACTTACAGTCTGGAACCGTGTGAGTGAGAAAGGGGTCTCCGTCCTCGCAGACGTCAAGAAGGAGGTACACCGTCAGAACCGGCTACAGCAACTCTGCCacccgttgcctggggcaaccgccGGGAGTAGTGATTGTTGTTCCTGTGTACCTCTGGGGTCTTGGACGTCTGGAGCCGGTGCCGGACTACTGTCGCCTGAAATCGTCACTGCATCTGcatccgttgcctggggcaaccagaGGAGCAGCAATGCCAGTGAGCTAGGGACAGTGCGTCAGGAAACTCATTCACAACGTCGTCGCCATCGTCATTGCCAGGGGCATCAGTGTGTGACTGCTCAACTCAGCcagtagtgacagtagtgtgcCAAGGCAGGTCTGTGGCTGTCCACTACTGGTTGTCTAGAGGCAGCCATCGTGAACGACGCTGCCGTGAAGAACTATTCGAGACTGAGGAACTGTACGCTCCAGGGGGAGCGTTCGTCATACGAAGATCCAGAGATTAGaaggaaagtgtgtttgtttcattttgtactctttgcatttttgtaaCTCGATGATAGTCTGCGTATTCATAGACTCATATTGCGTCACgtgtcaacctaatttgctttgttagttttcttgtaattataatttgtttgttgtgcaactgtcttgtcggttgtgtttgcgcacgcgaGTGAGAGTgtacgcgtgcggacgtgtgaacGGGCGGTTGAGAGGTGAGGGTGAAAGCGGGTggagcgagccagccagagtgacccctttcccctaaggGCGAGTGAGGCCCATCCCTCTACAAGCCGCGCTCCGTATCATCACAGTGCTATCCCGACATTCTTGTTGTGTAACGGATGTCGTCTGCGCAAAATTCCTTCAGAAATAGTTTGCGCTATTCCAAAGTTCAAAACCTGGGACTCAACAGTTCCAGTACTTTTTCAATGCATTTAACTAGAGGTTAAAAATACTTACAAGATATTATTAAACTTCTGAATGTAACAGCGAGGTTTGGATCAGCCActgaaacaaacaatttaaaaaaaaaacgaatggcaataaacaaacattagtAAGATACTGTTGTCTTACCTGTTCCTCCCTGCAACAAGTCAAAGTCAGCACCCAGACAGCTTTCTGTCCTTTATAAAGCAGCACTCACCTCAAACTGCGGCGGCAAAAAGGGAAACAATGGGCGACAGGGTATGTGGTGCCATCAGTTCCGCTACATCACTCATCTTGGCCTTGGCTACAGGGGCTTCACCAGACGGCTCTTTAACATGTGTCCTGAACACAACCGTCACAGATTCAAAACAAACCTGACACAAATTCACGACAGGTTTTCATGTGAATAATTTACACTGTTTACAGGTCCTGTCAGgaccacacacaccaacaacaacaaactgttaGTTTTCCCTGCTCAGGTCAAGGACAACAAGCAGTAgcaaaaatcacttttttatcTCTCGGTCCTGATCTCATTGGTACAAGTGGAGCGTCTCAATGACACCTGcagatcaaaagaaaaactggcCGCCCGTCcacctttcccatttccttcCATCCGAACGATTAAGAAAGaaagcaggtttgtgacagttAATGGCTATCTCAAAAAGGAAAGGGTATTTTCACCAATTTTTCTGGAAAGAATATCTGAGGTAGTCAGTAAAAAATGCTCATGGCTaaatctgtaatatttttgGTAAAATTTCCTCTTTATTGGTTTTTGTGATCTTTGACATCTGAAGAGACTTCACGAGGGTCACCAAAGGTGTAAAGTAGGATTCTGCTCATGTCATTGTCCATTCCTACCCTACACTTAGCAGTTATTTCCCTCGTATTCGACTTTTCCTCTTGTGAGCTCCATTATCATTATCCTTtgatatctctctcacacacacacacagagacacaagaGCAGACATCAAacacgaccacacacacacatgcaagcgtCCACACGTGTATAAAGGCATAACAACAGACTGATGCGTGCACCCACAGACGTCTCCATGGCACCGTCAGCTCTGGATGCACAAGACTGGCATTCTGGTCACGTGAGCTGTGCTACGGAGGCGTAGAAACGAGGCAGGAAAACAAAGTTGTTTGCCAACGGTCTAGTTTCGCAACGacgataaaaaagaaaatttgttggaggaggtgatggtggaggaaTGGAAGATAACTGAGACTATGTACTAGGGTGGTGGCTGCAGTGATGTATTGATGTAGTGATGCACAAGTAGTTGTTATACTGTGCAATACGTgctgaattaaaatgaaaataaaaaggaagaagtgaATGAATTGAtatttgcataattttgttgttattgcatATTCATTATCTGAGGACAACGAAACGTGTTCCTCTCCTGTTGTAAATGTTGTGTACCTTTATTCTTATTGCTACACATATCTGTGCTGTTAGTCTACTCTATCTGTACATCTTTGCTGGCCGCCCCTCACTCTTCACACTTAACACATCACTAAACACGTCAGTTATGTGGAGACTTGTTTTTTCCGATGAAAAATTCAGAATGtataagcagggcttctgcttacgcaaaaaattgcgtacagtacgcattaaaagttcggaggaccccttcaattttcgtcaatggggtccccttcaaatttgggcgaagaacagggacccctttaaaatctgaagaaggggtccctgggaccccaaagaattcagccttagcagaagccctggtataAGTAACCAACCTGTGTGCTGACTACATTGTACTCAAATGGAGAGAgtggagaaaaaagtttttttgcaaCCGTCACCTTCAAAGAAAGGAGTCAACACCGAGCAGCGAGAATTTCTGACAGACTCTTGtgcttctgttttctttccttcctcaaTGTCTCACCACAGAGCCACAAGGTTTACAATACACATctgtatatgtgagtgtgtgtatgtgtgtgtgtacatggaATGCATGGCGCAGTTGTTTCTCATTCTGTCTGGCGCGCCTGGCATCTCCTATGACAAGGGCAGACAACGCTTGCTGGCTTATTACAAGGAGAAAGGAGAGTACAATGCTGTAAGTCGACTTCTTGttgttgacgatgatgatggatgtggtggtggaggtaTACAGCTAAAGTCGATGTCGCAGAGAAGAGCACAGGTGAGGGGACAGGGCAGGACATTGTTAACAGTCTTGACCCTCCGTGTGTCGGGGGTATAAAGCGAAAGCACAACAAGAGGTCAAGGTGGTGAGTTCACGATGTACCTGATTAACATGTCCGCTGCTGTCTGAGGTCTTCACAAGGTGAATGTATCTCTGGACAATCCGATGTCATTGGTGTTGACCTCACGGTCATCTTTGGAGGTTAGTGTCAAGAGAAAGGGAGCAGTCACCTCGGTATGGGGAAATAATACTTTGCTCTCAGCTTTAGAAAATcgcttaaaaaacaaaccaaccttGCACCCCACGTGTCCCGTTAAATGTCTACTGATACTGTCCGTGGTGTCTGTaagtgcgtgtgagtgtgagagagaagtgcTTCCCTgtgtctttctgtgtttatCTACACTTTTTCtcgctctccctctctcagttAACATCAAAGCACAACACCCTAGCCTTATacacaaatgtatttattacaAGACAATATCACGGGTTCATTTGCCAACAGGAATAACATGGCCTGTCGTCAACCTGCAGTCGGTCCAGTCATGCTG is part of the Pomacea canaliculata isolate SZHN2017 linkage group LG13, ASM307304v1, whole genome shotgun sequence genome and harbors:
- the LOC112553686 gene encoding uncharacterized protein LOC112553686 produces the protein MAVPRGVTVCLLVMMTLSLSLDAAASPVSSQESDNQHSRRLQRLEAEMEILRKFVTEVKQDCRSGLQGPQTSMLWRVAQEVSELRAHLQEAEMRKELSNLRERLSTLQTGLHTGMSEVEGMKANQTKESNLPQRPKVAFLGKFPYQDGGIRIPASAPLNFTEVFDIGNGFEEGEGVYTVPYSGVYLINFQVFPYQSKDNLVDLKMNGNTLVRSRPGSGLPDTYNNNKQYAVAASSGIVVVASAGDRIWLQTRHEGLFWAEHHTFLSVVLIIPDD